ccagcctctgggtatagcctctggttctatcctttggttcgatcttctgggtccagcctctggttcgatcttctgggtccagcctctggttccagcctttggttccagcctctggttccagcctttgggtccatcctctgggttcagactctgggtccatcctctgggtccagactctggatccagcctctgggttcagtttctggttccagcctctgggtccatcctctgggtccagcctctggttcgatcttctgggtccagcccttggttccagcctctgggtccagcctctggttcgatcttctgggtccagcctctggtttcagcctctggttccagcctctgggtccagcctatggttccagcctctggttccagcctctgggtccagcctctggttccagcctctgggtccagcctctggttctatgctctgagtccagcctctggttcgatcttctgggtccagcctttgggtccagcctctgggcccagcctctggttcgatcttctgggtccagcctctggttcgatcttctgggttcagcctctggttctatcctttggttccagcctctgggtccagcctttggttcgatcttctggttccagcctttggttctagacctctggatccagcctttggttccagccttaggttccagcctttgggtccatcctctgggttcagactctgggtccatcctctgggtccagactctgggttcagcttctggttccagcctctgggttcatcctctgggtccagcctctggttcgatcttctgggtccagcctctggttctatcctttggttccagcctctggttccagcctttggttccagcctctgggtccagcctctggttccagcctctgggtccagcctttggttccagcctctgggtccagcctctggttcaagCCTCTgattccagcctttggttccagcctccggttccagcctttggttccagcctctggttccagcctttggttccagcctctggttccagcctttggttccagacctctggatccagcctttggttccagcctctggttccagcctctggttccagcctttgggtccatcctctgggttcagactctgggtccatcctctgggtccagactctggatccagcctctgggttcagcttctggttccagcctctgggttcatcctctgggtccagcctctggttccagcctttggttccagcctctgggtccagcctctggttccagcctctgcttcgatcttctgggtccagcctctggttcgatcttctgggttcagcctctggttccagcctttggttccagcctctggttccagcctctggttccagcctctggttccagcctctggttccagcctttggttccagcctttgggtccATCCCCTGGGTTCAGACTCTGAGTccatcttctgggtccagcctctggttccagcccctgggtccagcctctggttccagcctctggttctatgctctgagtccagcctctggttccagcctctaggtccagcctctggttccagcctctgggtccagcctctggttacagcctctgagtccagcctctggtcccagcctctgGTTCCTTGCTCTGAGTctatcttctgggtccagcctctggttccagcccctgggtccagccactggttccagcctctggttccagcccttgggtccatcctctgggttcagactctgggtccatcctctgggtccagactctggatCCAGCTTCTGGTttcagcttctggttccagcctctgggtccatcctctgggtccagcctctgattcgatcttctgggtccagcctctggttctatcctttggttccagcctctggttccagcctctggttccagcctctgggtccagcctctggttccagcctctgggtccagcctctgggtccagcctttggttccagcctctgggtccagctttggttccagcctctggttccagcctctcggtccagcctttggttccagcccctgggtccagcctttggttccagcctctggttccagactctgggtccatcctctgggtccagactctgggtccagcctttggttccagcccctgggtccagcctttggttccagcctctggttccagactctgggtccatcctctgggtccagactctggatccagcctctgggtccatcctctgggtccagcctctggttcaatcttctgggtccagcctctggttctatcctttggttccagcctctggttccagcctttttttccagcctctgggtccagcctctggttccagcctctgggtccagtcTTCGGTTCCAGCCTCtaggtccagcctctgggtccagcttcTGGTTCtatcctttggttccagcctctggtttcagcctttggttccagcctctgggtccagcttttgggtccttcctctgggtccagcctctggttcgatcttctgggtccagcttcTGGTTCtatcctttggttccagcctctggttccagcctttggttctggttctggtcctgtgtCTTCCTCCATTTTGTAGCTCAGCCTGTTCAGTGTCATTGAGACTTCCCTCCAATCGCTGACTGTGATGtcatctgctgtgttttcatccaCTTTGTTATTTTTGCTGATCTGCACAACGTCCTAACTTCATCGTCTgagctctttgtgtttttggagCAACCTGCTCCGCTCCAGTGTCGTCGTGTAGAGATATAAACAGCAGATGGAACCAATACGCTCCCCCTCAGTATTTTTACAAGAGGTGGCGGCGTTCCAGCACATGACAGCAGATCTCACTGAGGCCAGAAATGttcacacgcaaacacacacgcaaacacacacacgcaaactcacacgcaaacacacacgcaaacacacacgcaaacacacacgcaaacacacacacgcaaacacacacgcaaacacacacacgcaaacacacgcgcaaacacacacgcaaacacacacacgcaaacacacacgcaaacacacacacgcaaacacacacacgcaaacacacacgcaaacacacacacgcaaacacacacgcaaacacacacacgcaaacacacgcgcaaacacacatacgcaaacacacacgcaaacacacacacgcaaacacacacacgcaaacacacacgcaaacacacacacgcaaacacacacaagcaaacacacacaagcaaacacacacgcaaacacacacacgcaaacacacgcgcaaacacacacgcaaacacacacacgcaaacacacgcgcaaacacacacagacacacacgcaaacacacatacacacacaaacgcacacacacgcaaacacacacacatgcacatgcaaaaacacatattaacacacatgcaaacacacgcaaacacacagccGCCTCAGAGGAGCAGAGTGAACCGGGGGAGGGGGGTACAGCCGCCGTGACCCCACACGACCCCAGGCCTCACAACAAACCAGCCCAGATCAGAGCCAGAGCGGCTCCTTCAAATCTGTCACGACTCAGATAATGAGGTTGCTGTCGGTTTGAAGTCAAATGTGGACCAAGGTTTTGATTTCCACCTTCTGAAAACAGTTTTCAGCTAAAATACAAGCGTCCAGATGTGGACGCGAGTTTTTAGAGAGTGACAGAGGTTTATTAGTTGTGTTATTCAGTTTCCTCTCATTTTACACCACAAACAGTATTTTAGTAATTAACTTTTCATAACTTTAGGGAACCGTagaaaaaaagatgagaaaTTCAACTTTATTACTATTTATGCTGCGTGTCGTCATGACGACGTGACTGTGTCAGACTTCAGAGGTTAAACATGAAGGCGTCTCCATAGCAACACGTAGCTCATTTTAACCTGCTTCTGTGCCCAGAGCTCAGCTTCAGGAGCCCAGGAGGCAGCGACGTCTGCTGGTGCTGAGCTGTCCCATCTGTCCTGTGTGGTGGAATCAGGTGAAATGAAAACGGACCCATGACACTCGTTAGACGCTAGTTCTTTATTCAGCTTGTTTCAAccagcagacgcacacgcgtgtCCCTCAGCTGAAAAGCTTCTGGAACTTGGGTCTGAGCATCTCGAACTTGCTGTTGTCCTGCATCTTCTGCGCCAGGACGCTCACGTTCATGATGCCCTCATGGGCTTCGTCGAACAGCTTCTCGCCGAGCGCCGTCTTCACCCGCTCCCTCCAGGCCGACAGCTTGGGCCGACCTGCAAACACATCCAGGCCGGTTCCGACCGGCTGCACCAGGTTAAAGCAGGGTTTATAAAGCTCGAGTTTCCAGTAGAACCAGTACTACCACtacaaccagcagaaccagtacCTGCATGATCTCCACTACTGCCACCAGATCGGCCAAGGAGATGTTGTCGCCAGCGATGAAAGGTTTATTCTCCAGGaacttctcctccagcaggtcaAGCGACTGCTTCAGGTCCTCCAGAGCTGCATCCATCTTCTCCTTCGGGGCCTCGAAGCCCATGATGATGGGAAACGCACTCTGCtcagagacacagcagctcagactgGACCTGCTGGTTCTGAACGTGCTCATTCTATGTGGGTTAACATGATATGTTTTAAAGAACTCTGAACTATTCTGCAGACATTCACTGAACTGAGCGGAGAGTGAACGGGTCAAGGTCCCGGAGCGGCTCGGTGACGTACCCTGAACAGGAAGACCTTTGACCCGTGGGCCCTCACATTCATGTGCTGCCAGGCCAGGTACTCATTAACCCGCGCTCTGCGCTGCAGCTCGGCTGGAAGCCAGTGCTCGGCCACCGAGTGTTTCTGAGCCATGTACTTCAGGATGGCCACGCTGCAAAGGACAGGACAGGTTCTGATCCCTGGGCTGAGCCCGCGTAACGTCGCGCTCACGAGGAGCAGGTGTGAGTAGGTGTGTTTACGCTGACTCCTCGTGGCTGCTTGGGGTCTGTGCTACCTCTCAGTCAGAACGAAGCTCCCGTCCTTCATCACAGGAACCTTCCTGATCACGCTGACTTTGCCAAACTCCTCGCTGTACTGATGTCCTGGTGCAAACACGGGAGATCCGGTTAGACCCAAACGTGTTTACTGGGACACCACATCACACCAACCACATTCCTCCAACAGAACCTCAGACGTACCTTCAGCCAGGTCCACGGGCTTTAGGTGGAAGGGAATCCGAGCCGCTCTGGCGAAGAGGAAGACGGCCCTGCAGGGCTGGGAGAGCAGGTCCAGATAGAGCTCCATGCCGCCAGAACCTGAAGGTCCGAGCGCTGTCCCGTCTGTGGCCCCGGCGCCTCCTGCAGCGCCTGTTGGGCCGGGCCCGAGCCCGGCTCCGCCTCTGCTGGCGTCAGGCTCCTTCTGCGCTAAACGCTGCAGACACTTCAAAGTGTGACACTCTCACCTTTGTCCAGGACGTTTAGTAAACACAGGCTGAGCCGTCGCTAACGAGGTCGGCTCAGCCGCTGTCTTCATCGTATTACAGGGTTCTACGTCGGCCCCTCACACTATGAACTACTCATTACTAGAACCTTTAAAGTGGATTAACAGACAGAAGCTAATTGGACCCTTTTTGAAGGTAGTGTTCATTCATAAAACCATCTGTCTCCCTGTTTTAGCAGGTGTAACTAaggtgagggagagagaaaggggaaaCGAAAGGCGGACTGAGCACAAGCAACGAAAAACTGGGACGGATCAGATCCGAACAGAACATCTGCCCAAAGGTGGCGCCACCGGACACAAAGTCCAAACAGACGAGGGACTTTGGACTTGACAGATGCTTTAAGACCGGTCTCATCAGTGGGGTGTGAACGAACAAATAGAGCTGTGGACCCAACTTCGTCACAAAGGTGAAAGGATGAGTCGGTGAAAACCAGTCCGGTTCAGGGGGAAACCTGTGGGCTCAGCAGATCCAACCAGATCCCAAGGATCCATCACTGGAgctaaaatgaaaagaaaatcactTCTCTCAAATCTGTTATAAAAGCTTACGTGAAATATGTAACATTTACGTGGGTGTTAAACTCACGTGTTCAACTTAGACATTTGTAATGAACGTCGCAAGGagacagctgcagtttgtatAAAGGTCCGCTAGAGGGCGACAACCGGCACATTACACAGACCTTCACTGCATCAGTAAAGCTGTATCAGTTGCCGCAAATAATGCAAAATAAACACGCAGAACAAAATCCCCAAACTTTCCCTTAATTAAAGGAATGAAGACGAAGAAACACATCACCACGGCTGTAAATGCTCTTCTTCTGCCCGGATTCAGACTGTGTGGTTGTCCTGGTTCGGTTCGGTTGACGTTCCTAACAGTGACCCACTTGTTCTGTTCCAAACAACGACCCATTTATGAGTGAGAGGAGATAAAAGCTGTAAACGAACCAAGTGGAGTGAACTCTGTCCTTTTACACTGTTTGCGATAAAGAGTCATGTGCGCAGACGCGTAAATGTTCTGACTTCAAACTTATTAAACACCTTAAACCTCATCATGCCGTATTTATTCCCACGCGCCGCACGTTGACTGGAGGCGGTTCCGCTGTGATGATGTTGGACGTGGGCAGCTGCGGAAGTCTGGACATGTGACTCATCGCAGAGGAAGCAGGCAAAACGAACCGAGTCAGAGTCCTGGACCTGCAGCACCATGCTCGGGCTGTGTCAGTACGAAACCAACAAGCTGGTCCGGATCCAGAGCGTCCGGCTCGGTTCCCTGAAGTGGAGCCTGAACGCGGCCATCCTGCTCGTCATCTGGTGAGTGGACGGTTCTGTGTCACTGGACCGGGACGCCGGTTTCACACCCGCATCGACGCTGCGCCTCATGGATTCATTACAGGAACCGGTGAAGCTGATACAGCGTTGTTATATTCAAGGACGTGGAATAAATAATGTTAAAAATAGAGCAAAAGTAGAGAGGAGTGAGACGTAAAAAGCTGCGCTGGGACAGAACAAACGTCAGACGAGGCGGATGTTCGGTTCCAGTCTCATATCTCCAACCCCACATGTTTCCTGGTTTCACTGGTGTCCAGTACAGACGGAACTAAAGTCTGCCTTCAGTTACTAACCAATTAGGAAttagccactttattaggaaccgTCCAGTCCGTCCATTAGTTCTGTTCGACCCGGTTGGTAAGTCCAGCCTGTGTTCTGTTCTCTGGTCTGTGTGAAACCTTATGTCGCAGCGTCCTGATgctgtggaacaggaagtaCCAGCAGTTTGACCTGGTGGTGAGCTCCGTCACCATGAAGGTGAAAGGCGTGACTCAGGCGCACCTGCCCGGCGTCGGGGACGTGGTCTGGGACGTGGCCGACTACAGCGGGCCCCAGCAGGTGGGACCGGCTCCTCTGGTGCCGACATACGATGGGTCCAACGGCAGAATGTAAAGCTTTTTCTTCTCTACAGGACAAGAACTCCTTCTTCGTGGTGACTAATGTCATTGTGACAAAGAACCAGAAGCAGGAAAAGTGTCCAGAGGTGGTTCGTCCTGATGTCACTTGTCTTTTTGTTAGTCAGAATGTTTGTCACGCGATGGTTCTGGGACTTCTGATCTCATCACGTTGCTTCTGTTCCAGGTTCCCAACAAGGACAAACTGTGCCGGACGGATCAGGACTGTCGGAAAGGCGCTTGGAACGAGCAGAGCCACGGTACCGtagcttctgctgctggtgacgGTTGGGTTTCGGTCTTCGGTGATGCCCATGGGTCCGGTCTGCGGTTCCAGGCTGCGGTGACGCCCATGGTTTCGGTCTGCTGTTTTGGTCTGTGGTGACGCCCGTAGTTCCGTTCTGTGGTGAGGCCTGTGGTTCTGATCTGCAGATCCGGTCTGTGGTTCAGGGCCGCGACTCCGTTCTGCGGTGACACCCGTCGTTTCGCCCTGCTGTTTTGGTCTGCGGTGACGCCCGTAGTTCCGTTCTGTGGTGAGGCCTGTGGTTCTGATCTGCAGATCCGGTCTGTGGTTCAGGGCCGCGACTCCGGTCTGCGGTGACGCCCGTGGTTCTGGTCTGTGGTAACGGTCTGTGGTGACGCCCGCGGCTCCGGTCTGTGGAGATGGCCGCGGTTCTGGTCTATTGTGACGCCTGTGGTTCCAGTCTGCGGTACCGGCCTGCTGTAACGGTCTGTGGTAACGGTCTGTGGTGACGCCCGCGGTTCCGGTCTGTGGTGATGCCTGTTGTTCCAGTCTGTGGGACCGGTCTGCAATTCCGGTCTGTGGTGATGCCC
Above is a window of Betta splendens chromosome 9, fBetSpl5.4, whole genome shotgun sequence DNA encoding:
- the gstt1a gene encoding glutathione S-transferase theta-1a — its product is MELYLDLLSQPCRAVFLFARAARIPFHLKPVDLAEGHQYSEEFGKVSVIRKVPVMKDGSFVLTESVAILKYMAQKHSVAEHWLPAELQRRARVNEYLAWQHMNVRAHGSKVFLFRSAFPIIMGFEAPKEKMDAALEDLKQSLDLLEEKFLENKPFIAGDNISLADLVAVVEIMQPVGTGLDVFAGRPKLSAWRERVKTALGEKLFDEAHEGIMNVSVLAQKMQDNSKFEMLRPKFQKLFS